A part of Pectinatus sottacetonis genomic DNA contains:
- a CDS encoding sigma 54-interacting transcriptional regulator yields the protein MMLENTKDKIAKLIYDENKKNPLTDEQIAKELSILRETVTGIRKNLNIPNSRTRKKEIIKATVKKIKTKKPDITINTIINLLAKDGITTSRTYIAALMKHERNEKKEIPISETVNSTNNNDNIFSKLIGHNGSLLKNIKQGQAAILYPPFGLPTLIVGESGTGKTLFAEYMYKYAIKQKVLREEAPFILLNCADYSDNPQLLVSILYGYKKGTFTGADKDTEGLIERANNGMLFLDEIHRLPPKGQEMLFSILDKGKFRRMGEVNIEREAHIYFIGATTENIESSLLLTFRRRIPMIIELPALEERSLHEKTDLIHSFFQEEANRINSKILVKAKIMQAFVFKRYAGNIGQLKSEIQVTCANAYVDKINNKREEIYIGFNEVLYQKFFYDINIPQNNIRFKDILFLPSNDKPQNSLVIAKSQYSLPEDIYETIENKYYELKKSHIPTDKTEKIIWNFLLSYFNKIRLDSKSRQSSLDELKYLLDENIIELIKEFINFIKNSHPDWQINEKVLIYLAIHLGEAVKRIQFKQKIINPNLLYIKENFPEEFQLGNKLAQVLAQKKSLEIPEDEIGFIAIYIHELLKVQDKKDRIAIITISHGKVASELINVVKQMLNVDFPIAIDMPLDVNPIKIFEQVIELAKSLPAEKGILFFVDMGSLVNIGEIIHTRIGIETRTIDRVDLVSVLEAVRKADASEESLNDIYYDIINSKHTYSLVTVKESNKPPAFITMCLTGQGVALKIKTILADCYAGVKVISIGIMDDNVKLKITNLNQQYNILALVGTINPKIEGMNFIPYDKNFIKDKKVFLNYLLKELPQKLVHSLVRREFVLLDMECSSKKEIIETMGKILFNDELVKFEYIDSVLAREDMNTTFFRNKVAIPHGLPTFVNKSAIIFARLKQPVKWDKQGNMAKLICLPAVKSEDINAVTQLFKLIKQKDKVSELIAAKNQTIFINTIKNTY from the coding sequence ATGATGCTAGAAAACACAAAAGACAAAATAGCTAAACTCATATATGATGAAAATAAAAAAAATCCGCTTACCGATGAACAAATAGCAAAAGAATTATCTATTTTACGCGAAACTGTTACCGGAATAAGAAAAAATTTAAATATTCCTAATTCACGCACAAGAAAAAAGGAAATAATCAAAGCTACTGTAAAAAAAATAAAAACTAAAAAACCTGATATAACTATAAACACCATTATAAACTTATTAGCCAAGGATGGTATAACTACCTCACGGACATATATTGCTGCTCTTATGAAACATGAACGCAACGAAAAAAAAGAAATTCCTATTTCTGAAACTGTTAACAGTACCAATAATAATGATAATATTTTTTCTAAACTTATCGGACATAATGGCAGTCTGTTAAAAAATATAAAGCAGGGACAGGCAGCTATTTTGTATCCACCTTTCGGGCTTCCTACCCTGATCGTAGGTGAAAGCGGTACGGGAAAAACATTGTTTGCTGAATATATGTATAAATATGCTATAAAGCAAAAAGTGCTCAGGGAAGAAGCTCCGTTCATATTATTGAACTGTGCCGATTACAGCGATAACCCACAATTACTGGTATCAATACTATATGGCTATAAAAAGGGAACTTTTACCGGTGCGGATAAAGATACTGAAGGATTGATCGAACGCGCCAATAACGGTATGCTATTTCTTGACGAAATACATCGGCTTCCACCTAAAGGACAAGAAATGCTTTTTTCTATTTTAGACAAGGGAAAATTTCGGCGTATGGGCGAAGTAAACATAGAAAGAGAGGCCCATATATATTTTATCGGAGCTACTACCGAAAACATAGAATCTTCTCTTTTGCTTACATTTAGAAGAAGAATTCCTATGATTATAGAATTACCCGCCCTGGAAGAAAGATCCTTACATGAAAAAACAGATTTGATTCACAGTTTTTTTCAAGAAGAAGCTAATCGTATAAATTCTAAAATTTTAGTCAAAGCAAAGATAATGCAGGCATTTGTCTTTAAAAGGTACGCAGGAAATATTGGGCAGTTAAAAAGTGAAATACAAGTTACTTGTGCCAACGCATATGTAGATAAAATCAATAATAAACGAGAAGAAATTTATATTGGGTTCAATGAAGTATTATATCAAAAATTTTTCTATGACATAAATATTCCTCAAAACAATATACGTTTCAAAGATATATTATTTCTGCCAAGTAATGATAAACCACAAAACTCGCTAGTCATCGCCAAAAGCCAATATTCATTACCAGAGGATATTTATGAAACAATAGAAAATAAGTATTACGAATTAAAAAAGTCACATATTCCCACAGATAAAACAGAAAAAATTATTTGGAATTTTCTGTTGAGTTATTTCAATAAAATACGTCTTGATTCCAAGAGCAGGCAATCATCTCTTGACGAGTTAAAATATCTTCTGGATGAAAATATTATTGAGCTGATTAAAGAATTCATTAATTTTATAAAAAACAGCCATCCTGACTGGCAAATAAACGAAAAAGTATTAATTTATCTTGCCATACACTTAGGCGAAGCAGTAAAGAGAATTCAGTTTAAACAAAAAATAATAAACCCTAACTTGCTATATATAAAAGAAAATTTTCCCGAAGAATTTCAATTAGGAAATAAGTTAGCGCAGGTGCTGGCACAAAAAAAGTCCCTTGAAATTCCTGAAGATGAAATAGGTTTTATTGCCATATATATTCATGAATTACTGAAAGTTCAAGATAAAAAAGACCGCATAGCAATTATTACTATATCCCATGGAAAAGTGGCATCTGAACTCATAAATGTAGTAAAACAAATGTTAAATGTCGATTTTCCTATAGCAATAGATATGCCTTTAGATGTAAATCCTATAAAAATTTTTGAACAAGTGATCGAATTAGCAAAATCTTTGCCAGCGGAAAAAGGAATATTATTTTTTGTCGATATGGGCTCACTTGTAAATATAGGAGAAATTATCCATACCAGAATAGGTATCGAAACAAGAACTATTGACCGCGTAGATTTAGTATCTGTACTGGAAGCTGTCCGCAAAGCTGATGCTTCAGAAGAATCACTGAATGATATTTATTATGATATTATTAATTCCAAGCATACCTATTCACTAGTTACTGTAAAAGAATCAAATAAACCACCGGCATTTATAACAATGTGCCTGACAGGCCAAGGAGTAGCTTTAAAAATAAAAACCATATTGGCAGACTGCTATGCTGGGGTAAAAGTAATTTCAATTGGCATTATGGATGACAATGTAAAACTTAAAATAACTAACCTAAACCAACAGTATAATATACTGGCTCTTGTCGGCACCATAAACCCTAAGATTGAAGGAATGAACTTTATTCCTTATGATAAAAATTTTATTAAAGACAAAAAAGTCTTTTTAAATTATTTACTAAAAGAACTTCCCCAAAAATTAGTTCATTCATTAGTTAGAAGAGAATTTGTTCTTCTTGACATGGAGTGTTCTTCTAAAAAAGAAATTATTGAAACTATGGGGAAAATTCTTTTTAATGATGAATTAGTAAAATTTGAATATATAGATTCTGTATTAGCACGAGAAGATATGAATACTACTTTTTTTAGAAACAAAGTAGCTATCCCCCATGGACTGCCAACTTTCGTAAATAAATCAGCTATTATCTTTGCCAGACTAAAACAGCCTGTAAAATGGGACAAACAGGGAAACATGGCCAAACTCATCTGTCTGCCTGCAGTAAAAAGTGAAGATATAAACGCTGTAACTCAGCTGTTCAAGCTTATAAAACAAAAAGATAAGGTTAGTGAGTTAATAGCTGCTAAAAATCAAACCATTTTTATAAACACCATAAAAAATACCTATTAA
- a CDS encoding 2-hydroxyacid dehydrogenase → MSKTKILCVADGGITRELMEKMRELEKYNAEVTIIEDKEMYAMGPITDRMLLIEHNGIDAAPTCPELLKNCADKDILVVHVASVNKEIIDACHNLKVAAVLRGGYENADITALTDHNIKLINAPWRSANAVADFTVGMMIAENKNIARSHKLIFDGKWCKKYVNQEYIHDMRMMTVGLIGFGYIGQRVAERLNGFGSKVLVYDPFIDKSKFQDKNITFVDLDELLQLADFVSVHLRLSEKTHHFISKNELAKMKKTAYLINTARSGLVDTDALVAALKGKDIGGAAVDVYDAEPLPKDHPYLQLDNITLTSHLAGTSCDTMRNSVEIGIEDLKRYLANKPMLNLRN, encoded by the coding sequence ATGTCTAAAACAAAAATACTTTGTGTAGCAGATGGTGGTATTACCAGAGAGCTAATGGAAAAAATGCGTGAATTAGAAAAATATAATGCAGAAGTAACTATTATCGAAGACAAAGAAATGTATGCTATGGGTCCCATAACTGACCGTATGCTTTTAATAGAACATAATGGCATTGATGCTGCTCCTACCTGTCCGGAATTACTCAAAAATTGTGCTGACAAAGATATATTAGTTGTTCATGTTGCTTCTGTTAACAAGGAGATAATCGACGCTTGCCATAATTTAAAAGTAGCTGCTGTACTACGTGGTGGCTATGAAAATGCTGATATTACTGCTCTAACTGACCATAATATAAAATTAATAAATGCTCCCTGGCGCAGTGCTAATGCCGTAGCTGATTTTACTGTAGGCATGATGATTGCTGAAAATAAAAATATTGCCCGCAGCCATAAACTTATTTTTGACGGAAAATGGTGTAAAAAATATGTAAATCAGGAATATATTCATGATATGCGTATGATGACTGTTGGTTTGATAGGTTTTGGCTATATCGGACAAAGAGTTGCTGAAAGATTAAATGGCTTTGGCAGTAAAGTGCTTGTATATGATCCATTTATTGATAAGAGTAAATTCCAGGATAAAAATATAACCTTTGTTGATTTGGACGAACTGCTTCAGTTAGCTGATTTTGTAAGTGTTCATCTGCGTCTTTCAGAAAAAACACATCATTTCATCAGTAAAAATGAATTGGCAAAAATGAAAAAAACAGCTTACCTGATAAACACTGCCCGTTCTGGTCTAGTTGATACAGATGCACTCGTAGCCGCATTAAAAGGCAAGGATATTGGTGGTGCTGCCGTTGATGTATATGATGCTGAACCACTGCCAAAAGACCATCCTTATTTACAGCTTGATAACATCACACTCACTTCCCATTTAGCCGGAACTTCATGTGATACGATGAGAAACTCTGTAGAAATAGGAATAGAAGATTTAAAACGTTATTTGGCAAATAAACCCATGCTTAACTTACGCAATTAA
- a CDS encoding class II fructose-bisphosphate aldolase: MSLVNLTEMLNNARKDKYAVGAFDVSNLEMALAVVEVAQEKNSPVILMGLCLDLQGDKFDYLLYSLKGIAEKSSIPVCIHLDHATDIEFIKKCIDAGFSSVMFDGSMLSLEENIMKTKYIVDYAHKFNVSVEAELGHVGDGIVGNSEIGAPQKDTFDNPEDTLTRPDELKYFIDSTQVDCIAVAVGTAHGIYVSKPKIHFDRLKELNEISTVPMVMHGGSGTPDELIKKSVQNGICKLNIFSEMLTAFYGTMKDELNTAEHLAIWPYNANEKPLAALKDIVRAKIDLVGSSQKA; encoded by the coding sequence ATGTCACTAGTAAATTTAACAGAAATGCTCAATAATGCCCGTAAAGACAAGTACGCTGTTGGAGCATTCGATGTAAGCAATCTTGAAATGGCGCTGGCCGTAGTAGAAGTTGCCCAAGAAAAAAATTCTCCGGTAATTTTAATGGGTCTATGTCTTGATCTCCAGGGTGATAAATTTGATTATCTGCTTTACAGTTTAAAAGGTATCGCCGAAAAATCGTCTATTCCCGTCTGTATTCATCTTGATCATGCTACTGATATCGAATTTATAAAGAAATGTATAGATGCGGGATTCTCTTCAGTCATGTTTGACGGTTCAATGCTTTCTTTAGAAGAAAACATTATGAAAACTAAATATATTGTTGACTATGCCCATAAATTTAATGTAAGTGTCGAAGCAGAACTAGGCCATGTTGGTGATGGAATAGTCGGTAACAGTGAAATAGGTGCGCCCCAAAAAGATACTTTTGACAATCCAGAAGATACTTTGACACGTCCTGATGAATTAAAATATTTTATAGATTCTACGCAGGTAGACTGCATTGCAGTAGCAGTAGGCACAGCACACGGAATATACGTTTCTAAACCTAAAATACATTTTGACCGCTTAAAAGAATTAAATGAAATATCTACTGTTCCTATGGTCATGCATGGTGGTTCAGGAACACCAGATGAATTGATAAAAAAATCTGTACAAAATGGCATATGCAAGTTGAATATTTTTTCAGAAATGCTTACCGCCTTCTATGGAACAATGAAAGATGAACTTAATACAGCAGAGCATCTGGCAATATGGCCTTATAATGCTAATGAAAAGCCCCTTGCAGCGCTTAAGGATATCGTCAGAGCAAAAATAGATTTAGTTGGTTCCTCACAAAAAGCTTAA
- a CDS encoding PTS sugar transporter subunit IIA yields MGDKNTSQDILYDAVILKEAKTKEDVITELSNHLLKKGYVNKDYCAATLDREDNYPTGLSTKPIGIAVPHSNPDNVLTEAVIVAVSENLVKFNEMGNNTSLVDVGIIFLLALKGENNHLNYLKNIINYFKQSNNVNFFYKLRPEKQIKNIFLKDVLQIQ; encoded by the coding sequence ATGGGCGATAAAAATACATCCCAAGATATACTTTATGATGCCGTAATATTAAAAGAAGCAAAAACTAAGGAAGACGTAATAACTGAACTATCTAATCATTTGTTAAAAAAAGGCTATGTTAACAAAGACTATTGTGCTGCCACTTTAGACCGCGAAGACAATTATCCAACTGGTCTTTCAACCAAGCCAATAGGCATCGCCGTGCCGCATTCTAACCCGGACAATGTACTGACAGAAGCGGTTATAGTGGCAGTAAGCGAAAATTTAGTAAAATTTAACGAAATGGGAAACAACACATCATTAGTAGACGTAGGAATCATTTTTTTGCTGGCTTTAAAAGGAGAAAATAATCATCTAAATTATTTAAAAAACATTATCAATTATTTCAAACAGTCAAATAATGTAAATTTTTTTTACAAATTAAGGCCAGAAAAACAGATAAAAAATATTTTCCTAAAAGATGTCTTACAAATACAATAA
- a CDS encoding PTS transporter subunit IIC, with translation MDFISTITKGLSVFFGFDSTVTIVGIILIVSLLVRVEFKKAILGALKVSIGLTGLFLIVNLIQTAMVKPILNIVSIYGINKSVVDIGWGCLGYAFGNTYGYFGVLVFLILNVVLVSIRFTQTLYVDVFNTWRAMLLGGIVGVASGSFWIATLAVIIFLIIDVKAADIAAPYIEKINNFPPGGSWPHGTHFSFQACIAIPIEWLLKRIPLIKDASFNAETIQEKFGVLGETTVMGAVLGILIGLFSQVGIMASLLLGVKMSAAFLLLPRMASILVEGWFPIIKASRKILVSKMHRDDVRIALDCSTVIGHSAVVPTTLIMYPLALIISVLLPGNQMIASVSLIIVLWESAAVNAITEGNILHNIIILSIIICLFCWGATLMAGPMTQLAGSLGYDVSKGALSAWDATGTPALVIVYKAFSWIFGF, from the coding sequence ATGGATTTTATAAGTACCATTACAAAAGGTTTATCTGTTTTTTTCGGATTTGATTCAACAGTGACAATAGTCGGAATAATTCTTATTGTTTCATTACTTGTACGTGTAGAATTTAAAAAAGCGATTCTGGGTGCTTTGAAAGTTTCTATTGGATTAACAGGATTATTCCTTATCGTAAATCTAATTCAAACGGCAATGGTCAAACCTATCCTTAACATTGTTTCAATTTATGGCATAAATAAAAGTGTTGTCGACATCGGTTGGGGCTGTCTTGGCTATGCATTTGGTAATACTTATGGATACTTTGGTGTACTAGTTTTTCTAATATTAAATGTTGTACTGGTTTCAATTCGTTTTACACAAACTTTATATGTTGATGTATTCAATACATGGAGGGCAATGCTTCTTGGCGGTATTGTCGGTGTAGCCAGCGGCAGCTTCTGGATAGCCACTTTAGCAGTAATAATATTTTTGATAATTGATGTAAAAGCGGCTGATATAGCAGCCCCATATATCGAAAAAATCAATAATTTCCCTCCTGGTGGCTCGTGGCCGCACGGTACACACTTTTCTTTCCAAGCTTGTATTGCTATCCCTATTGAATGGTTGCTAAAGCGAATACCTCTTATTAAAGATGCTTCTTTTAACGCTGAAACCATACAGGAAAAATTTGGTGTACTGGGTGAAACCACTGTCATGGGAGCTGTATTAGGTATATTAATTGGCTTATTCAGCCAAGTTGGTATTATGGCATCACTTTTATTAGGCGTAAAAATGTCGGCAGCGTTTCTCTTACTTCCCCGAATGGCTTCTATATTAGTTGAAGGATGGTTTCCTATCATTAAAGCCTCACGAAAAATACTGGTCAGTAAAATGCATCGCGATGATGTTAGAATAGCTCTCGACTGTTCAACAGTCATTGGTCATTCTGCTGTTGTCCCTACTACTTTGATTATGTATCCGCTGGCATTGATTATTTCAGTGCTGCTTCCTGGTAATCAAATGATAGCATCAGTAAGTTTGATAATTGTTTTGTGGGAAAGTGCCGCTGTTAACGCTATTACCGAAGGCAATATTCTCCATAATATCATTATATTATCAATTATTATCTGCCTGTTCTGCTGGGGTGCTACATTAATGGCTGGTCCAATGACACAGCTTGCAGGTTCTCTGGGGTACGATGTTTCAAAAGGAGCATTATCGGCCTGGGATGCTACTGGCACTCCAGCATTAGTAATAGTCTATAAAGCATTTTCATGGATATTTGGATTTTAA
- a CDS encoding PTS sugar transporter subunit IIB: MGKKVKILCCCGAGICTSNYLREEIEDRVKEEGLNKNVSVNLCRVTDVDETLATGNIDLLVTTVEMKNDYPIPMIRALGIMLDENAAKKALDEIIANVRKVMEN, from the coding sequence ATGGGGAAAAAAGTAAAAATTCTTTGTTGTTGCGGCGCAGGTATATGCACATCAAACTATTTAAGAGAGGAGATTGAAGATCGGGTAAAAGAAGAGGGTCTCAACAAAAATGTTTCTGTCAATTTATGCCGGGTAACAGATGTTGATGAAACTTTGGCGACAGGTAACATTGATCTACTGGTTACAACTGTTGAAATGAAAAATGATTATCCTATACCGATGATCAGAGCATTAGGCATAATGCTAGATGAAAATGCTGCTAAAAAAGCACTGGATGAAATAATAGCTAATGTACGAAAAGTTATGGAGAATTAA